One Paralysiella testudinis genomic window, GGTGCATTGGTCCGACGCCGCTGCGGCCATCATGACCACCGACACCGTGCCCAAAGCTGCCAGCCGCACCCTGTATATCGACGGCCATAAAGTGCATTTCACCGGCATTGCCAAGGGTGCGGGCATGATTCACCCCAATATGGCCACCATGCTCGGCTTTGTGGCCACCGATGCGGCGATTGCGCAGCCGGTATTGCAGCAAATGGTGGCCGAAGTGGCCGAGGTGTCGTTTAACGCCATTAGTGTAGACGGCGATACCAGCACCAACGACAGCTTTGTGGTGGTGGCCACCGGCAAAAGCGATTTGCCCAAAATCAGCGCCGTGGCCGACACCAATTACGCCGCCGTGAAAGCGGTGCTGGCCGATTTGGCGCTGGAATTGGCGCAGGCGATTGTGCGCGATGGCGAAGGCGCCACCAAATTCATCACCGTGGCGGTAAAAAACGCCCGCAGTAGCGAAGAAGCGCGTGCCGTAGGCTATGCCATTGCCCGCTCGCCGTTGGTGAAAACCGCTTTTTACGCCAGCGATCCCAATTTAGGGCGGATTTTGTGCGCCATCGGCTATGCGGGGATTGCCGATTTGGATGTGGATGCCTTGCAAGTGTATTTGGGCGACGTATTGGTGGCCGAACACGGCGGCCGTGCCGCCAGCTACACCGAAGCGGCGGGGCAGGCAGTGATGGCCGAAGCGGAAATCACCGTCACCGTGGATTTGCATCGGGGCGAAGCCGCCGCGCATATTTATACTTGCGATTTTTCCAAGGAATATGTGGCGATTAATGCCGATTACCGCAGTTGAAGTGTATTTATTGCAAGGCTGCCTGAAAGCCCAGCTTCTGCGAAGCCAAAACTTTTCAGGCAGCCTTGTTGTTATGCTAGCCGCCGGTTTACAGCAATTGCTTGAGCATGGTTTCTTCCGGCGTGTCGCTGGCCGGCGGCACAGCCACGGGTGCGGTGTTGATGGGTTTGAGTTCGCGTACTGGCGGTGTGCTCGCCGGTGCCGGTGTCAGTGGTTTCTGCGTGTGCGGTGCGGGATTGTGAGACGACGGCACCGGATCGGTTAGCGCTTCCACGGCGCTGCCTTCGGGCAGGATTTGGTCTTGCTCGGGCACGCTGGGCGGGGTGCCGAATACCGCTTTCGGGCTGACCAAGTCACCACTGCCGCTTTGCCAAGCCAAGGCACTGAGTTTGCCTTGTACTTTGTTTTGCGCGGCGGTGCAGGTAACGCACACCAAACGGCCATTGCGTTGGGTGAGCGTATGGTTAACCCGTTGGGTGTTGATTTTGAGCTGGTTTTGCGCTGCCCAGTTGGTCATGCTGTTGTTTAGCGCACTGCGGTCGAGGTTTTTTTTGTTGTAGGGGTCGCGGTAGGCAGCCAGCCACAAATGCCCGGCTTCGTCGACATTAAGCGAAGCCAATTGGTATACCACTGCCGCATCGGCACCGCTGCGCACCGATTTGGCAAATTCCAGCGCATTCGGGCTTTGCATACGCACGCAGCCGTGGCTGCGCACACCGGGTACGCTGCCCGGGGCATTGGTGCCGTGGATGCCCAAGCCCAGCTTGGGATCGCCTAGGCGCACAAACACCGGCCCCAGCGGGTTTTTAGGCCCCGGTGGAATGGTGGTTTGCACTGGCTGCCCTTTGGCCGCCATTTCACGCTGAATGCTGCTGGGAATATGCCAAGTGGGGTTGTAGGCCTTAGCGCCGATTTTGTACTCGCCCAAGGGGGTGCGGGTGGTGTTTTTGCCCACCGCCACGTTGTAGCTTTTCAACAGTGTGCCGTTTTGATACAGAAACAGTTTCAGCTGGGGGATGTTGATCACCACCTGCTGGCCTTCAGCCGGCGGGGCGAAATCGGGCAGCGGCGTATTGGCCCAAGCCGGGGCGCTCAACAGGCATAAGGCCCAGCAATGCAGTGTAATTTTTTTCATGATTTTGCTTGATTTAATCAGATAAAACGAAACGCCATCATACCCGAATTGAATTGTTTTGTATGCAAATCATCCGGGTGGCGGTGGTTTGCGCTAACGAGGTGTGGATTTTTGGTACAACAACACAAGTCAGGCCGCCGGGCGGCGGGGAAAACCATGGCCGCCAACGGCGCAAGGCTGCCTGAAAGCGATATTTGCCTGCACGGCATTGACCATGAAGGCCGCGGTGTGGGGCGTTGGCAAGGCAAGGCGGTGTTTGTGGCCGGTGCCTTGCCGGGTGAAACCGTGCGCTGGCGCTTGCGGCAAGACAAAAAATCGTTTGCCTTGGGCGAAGCGGTGCAGATACACCGTGCCAGCGCTCAGCGGGTAGTGCCGCCGTGTCCGCTGTTTGCTCATTGCGGCGGCTGTGCTTTGCAGCATGTGGCCGCCGAAGCACAAGTGGCTTTGAAGCAGCGGGTATGGGAGGAGCAAATGCAGCGCTTGGGCGGCGGGATGCCGCAGCAGCTATTGCCGCCCATCTACGGCCAGCCGTGGCACTACCGCCAGCGCGCCCGTTTAAGTGTGGGCAAAACCGACAGCGGCGAAATGGCCTTGGGTTTTTTGGCGCGCGGCTCTAAGGCGGTGGTGGATATGGATGCTTGCTTGGTGCTGCCTGAAGCGGTGAGTGCGGCTTTGCCACGGCTGAAACAGCGGTTGGCTGCATGGCAGGAGGCGATTGGCTTGGCATCGATTGCGTTTAGCGATGGCGAAGACAGCTTGGTGTGGGTGTTGCAGCACCGCCATGCGCTCACCAATGCGGCATTGGCGGCTTTGCAGGCGCTGGCGGCCGACGAAAATCAGCACCAAGGCAAGCCGTGGCATTGGTATACGCAACACCAAGGCAGCTTAACGCTGCTCAGCGCAACAGCCACCCCCGCCTTGTGTTACCGCTTGCCGGAATTCGGCATCACCATTGCCTACCGCCCCGATGATTTCACCCAGATCAACCGCCACACCAATGCGCTGATGGTGCACCGTGCCATGCAGTGGCTGGCGCCGCAGCCGGGCGAGCGCATGGTGGATGCCTTTTGCGGCTTGGGCAATTTCAGCCTGCCGATGGCGCGCTTGGGTGCGCAAGTGCTGGGTATTGAAGGCGTGGCCGATATGGTGGCGCAAGCGCAGGCCAATGCCGCCGCCAATGGCTTAGCGGCACAATGCCGCTTTGCGGTGGCCGATTTGTTTGCCGCCGATGTGGCCATGGTGCAGCAGTGGGGCATGGCCGATAAATGGCTGTTGGATCCGCCGCGTGCGGGGGCGTATGCGTTGGTGCAGGCCTTGGCAGCCTTACCGCAGGCGCAGCGCCCGCGGCGGCTGGTGTATGTGTCGTGCAATCCGGCCACATTGGCACGCGATGCAGCGGTGTTGGCGGCGGCAGCTTATGTGTTCCGCGCTGGCGGGATTATGAATATGTTTGCCCAAACCGCGCATGTGGAATCGCTGGCGGTGTTTGATTTGGCGGGATAATGGCAGGCTTTGATGATACTGATAATAAAGGCTTATGTTAATAAAGGCTTATGTGCATTGTTTTAAATGATAAAGGCTGCCTGAAAGCAAAGCTTCTGTGAAGCGAAAACCTTTCAGGCAGCCTTTGTTTGAACGCGTGGTGCATGACCACCACCATAGCGGATTAGTCCAATGCGGTTACCGGCATGCCGAACAAGGCGCGGGCGGTGTTGAGCATTTGGCAGCTAAAGCCCCATTCGTTGTCGTACCAAGCCAGCACTTTCACCATATTGCCGTTGGATACTTTGGTGAGGGTGCTGTCGAAGGTGGATGCTTGGGTGCTGTGGTTAAAGTCCATCGACACCAAGGGCAGGGTATTGTAGCCGAGGATGTTTTTCATGGCGCCTTCGCTGGCGGCTTTAACCAAGGCGTTGACTTCTTCCACGCTGGTGTCGCGGCCGGCTTCAAAGGTTAAATCCACCAGTGATACATTGATGGTGGGCACGCGCACGGCAAAACCGTCGAGCTTGCCTTTCAATTGCGGCAGTACCAAACCCACGGCTTTGGCGGCGCCGGTTTTGGTGGGAATCATGTTTTCCACGGCGCTGCGGGCGCGGCGCAGGTCTTTATGGCGCACATCGGTGAGCACTTGGTCGTTGGTGAAGGCGTGGATGGTGGTCATCAGGCCTTTATTGATGCCCAAGCCGTCGTGCAGCGCTTTGGCCACGGGGGCTAAGCAGTTGGTGGTGCAAGAGGCATTGGAAACCACGGTCATATCGGGGGTGAGCACATCGTGGTTAACGCCGTACACAATGGTGGCGTCCACATCGTCGCCGCCGGGGGCGGAAATCAGCACTTTTTTAGCGCCGGCATCCAAGTGTGCTTGGCATTTTTCTTTGCTGGTAAAGGCGCCGGTGCATTCCATCACCAAGTCCACGCCCAAATCACGCCACGGCAGCTCGGCCGGGTTGCGGGTAGAGAAAAACGGGATTTTGTCGCCGTTGACAATCAAGTGGGTGTCGTCATGCGACACGGCTGCCTGAAAGCGGCCGTGTACGGTGTCGAATTTGGTCAGGTGGGCATTGGTTTCCAAGCCGCCGCTGGCATTCACCGCCACAATTTCAAATTGGTCGCGCAGATTGTATTCGTAGATGGCGCGCAAAATTTGGCGGCCGATGCGGCCGTAGCCGTTGATGGCGATTTTCAAACTCATGGGGGCTCCTTGGGGAATAATGATGGCCAAATAGGCGAAATTATAGCCGAAATTACGGGGGGATGCAGCTTGAAACTACAGGGGATTACAGCAGGTGTGGGTGGCGTATGGGGTGACAATTCATTGAAGAATAAGGCGTGGTGCGCGTGGCGTACCCTAATAATGGATTTGTTTTTGAACACGGGGTTTGTCCAGACGATGGCCGCCAAATAGAACCGCCCGCTATGCTTAAAGCGCATAGCGGGCGGTTGGGTTAACGAAACCGGCAGGCTTATTTTTTAACAGCTTGGTTCAGTTTGGCGGTTTCTTTTTTATCCAGTTTGCAGTATTTCACCACAATTTGATCCACCATCATCTCTTTGCCGTTGACCACTTCTTTGCCCGGCTGGGTGAGCATATTGCCGCCCACTTTATCAACGGTGGCGGCGGTGGCTTTATCGGCTACCCAGCGGATGCCGCTTTCGGAGGTAAAGCTGTTGCTGTCTTGCTGGCTGCGGTCGCGGTAGAGCACCGGTGAGGCTTGTTGTTTGTAGAGCACTTGGGCGGCCACGACTTCGTTGCCCTGGAAGCCGTACATCACGCGCACGGTTTCATTGGCTTTGGCGCCGCAGCGGTAGGCCACTTCTTTTTTGCCATCGATACTGGTAACCGGCTGGGCAGGTGTGGCCGCCGTGCTTGCGGGGGCTTCGGTACTGGCGGTGGTTTGGGGGGTGGCATCGCCTTTGGCGGCACAGCCGGTTAAGGCCAGCATCAGGGCGGCGGCGGGAATCAATAAAGTTTTCATGCGGCAATACTCCATAAAGGGGAACATAATAAACACAGCATTGGCTTGGAGCAGATTGTGGCGCTTCGGTTCGGGCGCGTAAAGTGGTTGGTGGCGGCGATTGGAATCCCGGGTGGTGCGATGGTTGGGTAGTCAATGGGTTTGTGGATGACAAGGGTGTTGATAATGCAGATTTATTGTGGGCGCTTGCCTATTGTCGGATGGGGTTTGGGCGGTGCTGCTTTAGCGTGCCTTTGCCCAATTTAACCGGCTTTGACTGGCCACTTGGTGGATTTGGCCGCTATTTAAGTTGGCGGCAGTGAGGGTGCCGCCCCACAAGGCGCCGGTGTCGAGCCCCAAAACGCCGTTGTTTTGATAAAGCCCCAAGGCCGACCAATGGCCGAACACCACGGTGTGGCTGCGGTGTTGGCGCTCGGGGGCGTCAAACCAAGCGCGCAAGTGTGATGGCATATCGGCCAGGGTGGCTTTGAAATCAAAATCCATATCGCCATCTAAAGTGAGCGCGCGCAGGCGGGTGAGGACGTTGGTGGTGAAGCGCAGCCGCTCGATGCCGCTGTGTTCGGGGTGGTATTGCAAGGGGGTGTTGCCGTACATATGGGCGAAAAACCCGGCCGGGTTGGGTTGGCGGATGGCGGCTTCCACTTCGGCAGCCAGGGTTTGGGCGGTGGCAATGTTCCATTGCGGCCACAAGCCGGCGTGCACCAGCGCATGGCTGTGGTTGTGCAGCAGCAAGGGCTGGGCGCGCAGCCAATCGATCAGCGCCAAGCGGTCGGGCGCGTTGAGGATGTCGTTTACGGTGTCGCTGCGTTTTAAACGGCCATAGCCATAAGCCAGCGCCAGCAAATGCAGATCGTGGTTGCCGAGCACGGTTTGCATGCTGCTTTCGTGTTGCTTGACCCAGCGCAGCGTGGCCAGCGATTGCGGGCCGCGGTTGACCAAGTCGCCGGTGAGCCACAGGGTGTCGGCACCGGGGTTGAAGCCGATGTGCGCCAGCAAGGCCTGAAATTCGGCAAAGCAGCCTTGGATGTCGCCAATTGCGTAATGAGCCATACGGAATCGATAGGTGATGGAGAGGGCAGTTTTGGCTGCGCAGAAGATTTATTTTCAGGCAGCCTATTGCTTATATTTTAGGCTGCCTGAAGTCTAAACAAATAAATCTGGCGGCTTAGTCGTTCAACACCAATACGCCTTCGGCTTCCACCGCCACGCCTTTGGGTAGGCTGGCCACGCCCACGGCGGCGCGGGCAGGGTAAGGGGCTTCGAAGTATTCGGCCATGATTTGGTTGAAGGTGGCAAAGTTGGCCAAATCGGTGAGGTAGGCATTGATTTTGACTACGTCGTTGAGGCTGCCGCCCGCGGCTTCCACCACGGCTTTGAAGTTTTGGAATACTTGGTGGGTTTGCTCGGCAAAGCCGCCAGCCACCACTTCCATGGTTTCCGGCACCAAGGGGATTTGGCCAGACAAATACACGGTGTTGCCCGCGCGCACGGCTTGCGAGTAAGCGCCGATGGCGGCGGGGGCTTTGTCGGTGTGGATGATGGTTTTGTTGCTCATAATCAAACTCCTTTGGTGTGAATGGTGACTAGGCTGCCTGAAAAATCAGGCCAAAAAAAGCTGCAATAAATCGTTTAAAAACCGCCGCCCATGGGCGGTGGGCTGCAAGCGCCGCGGGTCGGCATCCAACAGCCCTTGTGTTACGGCGCGGGCAACGGCGGGCTGAATGGCGGCCGCGCTTAAGCCGGTGCGCTCGGCAAACCAAGCGGCGGGTACGCCATCGGTGAGGCGCAGGGCATTCATCATAAACTCAAACGGTAAATCTTGTGTGACAACTTCGCTGCGGCTGATGGCCTGTGCCGGTTGGCTTTGCATGGCGGCCAAGTAGTCTTTGGGGTGGCGGCTGCGCACGGTGCGCACAATGCCGCCGGCGGCGGAAATTTTACCGTGCGCGCCGGCGCCGATGCCGATGTAGTCGCCAAATTGCCAGTAGTTGAGGTTGTGTTGGCAGGCTTGGCCGGGCTGGGCGAAGGCAGAGGTTTCGTAGTGTTCGAATCCGGCGGCGGTGAGCGCATTTTGCACGGCGTCTTCGATGTCTTGTGCGGCGTCGTCGGCGGGCAGATGGGGCGGCGGCGTGTGGCCAAACGGCGTGTTCGGCTCCATGGTTAAATGGTAGGCGCTGAGGTGGCGTACGCCGGTGGCCAGTGCGGTGTGCACATCGCTTAAGGCTGCCTGAACATCTTGGCCGGGCAGGGCATACATAATATCCACATTCACTTTGGCAAACGTGGCCAGCGCCAGCTCAATCGCTTGCAAGGCTTCGTTGCGGTTGTGGATGCGCCCCAATGCGGCCAGTTTGGTATTGTTGAAACTTTGCACGCCGATGGAAAGCCGGTTGACGCCCGCTTGGGCAAAGCCGATAAAGCGCTCGCGCTCAAAGGTGCCGGGGTTGGCTTCTAAGGTGATTTCGGCATCGGGCAGCAGGCGCACGCGGGCGCGGATGCCTGCCAGCAAGGTGTCGATGGCATGGGCGGAAAACACGCTGGGGGTGCCGCCGCCGATAAACACCGTGCCCACCGGCCGCCCCCAGATGTGCGGCAATTCTTGCTCCAAATCGGTGAGCAAGGCGTGAACATAGGCGCTTTCGGCCAGCTCGCCCTTGATTTGGTGTGAATTAAAGTCGCAATAAGGGCATTTCTGGATGCACCAAGGAATATGCACATACAGCGATAAGGGCGGCAGGCTGCTCAGCTGCGGCTTGAGGCTGCCTGAAAAGGCCACGGTGTGGGTGTTCATGCGGCACTAAACAGCGGATTGTGCGCAAGCTTGGCCAGCAGCAAATCCAGCGCTTGGGCGCGGTGGCTGTGGCGGTTTTTCACCGCGGCGGCCAGCTCGGCGGCGGTTTGGCCGTGTTCGGGCAGGTAAAAATGCGGGTCGTAGCCAAAGCCGTTGCTGCCGGCGGCCTCGGCCTGCCATTGGCCGTGCCACACGCCTTCGGCAATCAAGGGCTGCGGGTCATCGGCATGGCGCAGCAGCACCAGCACGCACACGTAATACACCGATAAATCGGCCTGATTAGCCAGCTTGGCATTGAGTTTGGCATTGTTGGCGGCATCGGATTTAGGCTCTTCGCCGCCAAAGCGGGCGGAATACACCCCGGGCGCACCGCCCAATGCCACGGCGCAGATGCCGGAATCGTCGGCCAGCGCGGGCAGGCCGCTGATGCGGCTGGCGTGACGTGCTTTGGCCAGCGCGTTTTCCACAAAAGTGGCGTGTGGTTCGGGGCAGTCGGGCACGGCATAGGCCGATTGCGGCTGCAGGTGGATGTTGAGCGGCGACAGCAATTGCGCCAGCTCGGCCAGTTTGCCGGCATTATTGCTGGCCAAAACCAGTTTATTCATGGGGTGTACTCGTGGTGGTGGCGTTGCGCTGTGCTTGTTGGCGCAAAAAACGCGCCCGCGCCCGTTCGCGCAAAAACAGTGCCAGAGCGCCCATTTGGCCGATTACGCAGGCAAAAGCCAGCAAAAAGCAGGCAATGGCAATGCCTTTGTTGGGCACGGTAAGAAAGTGGCCGCCCAGTGCCACCAAGCCGATAAACATCAGCGAAAATGAGGCAATCAGCAATAAATAGAGTTGGGATTTGGTCATGATGGTGTGTGCTTGTATCAGGCTGGCTGAAACCGTTGGGGTGGTCGCGCGGCGCTGAAGTGAAAAACGGCCACAGTATAGCGCAAATGGCGGCGGCTCGGCAGCGGCAGCGGTGATTGACAGCCTGCGGTTTTGGCGAGAGTATGGCTTGTGTTGGTGTTGAGATGTGGCTAAATAATAGGGTAGAAAATGAGCAGCATGAAGTTGGCGGGGCGCAAAATGGGCATTGCTTGGATGGGAATGTTGATGGTGGTGGCTTTTCAGGTAGCCTGCAAACGGGCACCGCCGCCGGCCACACCACCTTTGCATACGCTGGTGTTTGCGGCACAAAAAACCTTTAAACCGGCGTGGTCTTACCATTACCAAGGCCGCCTGCCGTGCAGCGATTGCGATTATGTGGCCGCCGATTTGGTGCTGGATGCCAATGCTGAATTTTTACTGGTGGCGCGGGCGGTTATCAATGGCGAAGCGGGACAGCGGGTGATGAGGCAGGGCGGCTATCATGTGCGCCCCGACGGCTTGGTGATGTTGGATGGGCGCGGCCAATATTGGGTGCTGGCGGCGGAAAACGGCCGCTTGAGCTTGGGCGGCGGGCAAACAGCGCTGTCAATAGAGCAGGACGGCGAATTGTGCCATGCACCGCCTTGAATCGGCAGATGCCAAACCAGATTAAAAAAGCCCCGGCCAATGGCTGGGGCTTTCGCATTTGGATATCGGTTTATTGGTCGCCGCCGGAGAAGGCGCCGCCCAGACCCAATACCACGGCCAGCAAAATATACAAGACAAAGAAAACCGCCATAATCACCAGATAGGCTTTGCAGAAGTTGGCTTTGTTGGGGTTGGTTTTACTGCTAAAACCCCACACAAACAGCATCACTAGGTTAACCAAAGGAATGGCCAGCACAATCAGGGTGATGATCCACTCGCCCAAGCTGAGCACGGGCGCTTGGTTGCCCATGGCCGCGGCCGGGCTTTGCGGGGCGTTGTAGGGGGAAGTTGGGGTGTTGTCCATGTTTTGCTCCAAAGGATTGAAAATAAAACGCCATTTATGCATAGCAAAAAACTCAATAATCCTACGGTGTTGGCTCGCCTGTGCGGTCAATCAGTTTCGCCTTGTATGATTTATTGATTTTCTTGCTATAACACAATTTAATAGAAAAAAGGGTTTTCTGTATTGGTTTAAGGCTACCTGAAATAAGATTGATGCATGCAATCGGCTTTCAGGTGGCCTTAAATGTTGGTTTAGGGTGCCAACTTATAGGCCACAACATAGTCGCCCAGTTTGGTGCCCACCGAGCCGTGGCCGCCGGCCACAATCAGCACCATTTGTTCGCCTTGGCTGTTGAGGTAGGTCATGGGGGTGGCCTGGCCGCCGGCGGGCAAGCGGCCTTGCCATAATACTTCACCGGTTTTCAGATCGTAGGCGCGCAGATAGTTATCCACCGCCGCGCCCATAAACACCACGCCGCTGGCGGTAATCATCGGCCCGCCAATGCCGGGCACGCCCATTTTGATGGGAATACCCAAGGGGGTCATGTCTTTGATGGTGCCGTTTTTGTGTTGGTAGATCACCTTGCCGCTGCGCAAATCGGCGGTGGCGATATTGCCCCAAGGCGGCTGTTGGCACGGCACGCCCAGCGGCGACAAAAACGGGGTTAGGCTTACGCCGTAGGGTGCGCCTTCATTGGTGCTCACGCCGTGTTCGCCGGTGTTGGCACTGCTTTGATCCACGGCGGCTTGTGGAATCAGTTTGGACACAAAGGCCAGATGCAAGGGCATGCCGAACATCACTTCCTTATGCGGGTCCACGGCAATGCCGCCCCAGTTGAATACACCAAAATTGCCCGGATACACAATGGTGCCTTGCAGCGAAGGCGGGGTGTAGCGGCCTTCATAGCGCAGCTTTTTGAATTCGATGCGGCACAGCATTTGGTCGACTAGGCTGGCGCCCCACATGTCTTTTTCGGTGAGCGGTGCGGGGTTGAAGCTAAGCCCGGATACCGGCTGCACCGGCGAAGCATGGTCTTCGGGAATGGTTTGGGTATCCACGTTCACTTGGCCGATGGGCACAATCGGCTCGCCGCTGGCGCGGTTGAGCACATACACATCGCCCTGTTTGGTGGGCACGGCCAGCGCGGGCTGTACGCCTTGGGCGGTGGTGATGTCGAGCAAAGAAGGCTGCGCCGGGGTGTCCATATCCCATAGATCATGATGCACGAATTGCTGCACCCAGCGCGCTTGTCCGGTTTGCAAGTCCAGCGCCACTACTGATGAGGAATATTTTTCTTCCGCCGGGCTGCGGTACATGCCCAATTGGTCGGGGGTGCGGTTGCCCATGGGGAAATAAGCCAGCCCCAGTGCTTCGTCGGCACTGGCAATCGACCAGCTGTTGGGCGAGCTGACGGCGTATTTTTGATTGGGGTCGTTCACATCCAGCGGTGCGGTGCTTTCCGGATGGCCGGCATCCCAATTCCATAGCAATTGGCCGGTTACGGCATCGTAGGCGCGAATCACGCCGGAAGGCTCGTTTAGCGCATAGTTGTCGTTTACCGCGCCGGCCACAATCACTTTGCCTGCGGCCACCAGCGGCGGCGAGGTGGAGTAGTAATAGCCCGATTGGGTGTAGGGCATGTTGTGCATCAAATCCAGCACACCGTTGTTGGCAAAGTTGCTGCACAAATGGCCGTCTTTGGGGTCGAGCGCATACAGCTTGGCATCGGAAGTGGGCAGGAAAATCTGCTCGTGGCAGGTGGTGCTGGCCACAGTGGCGGGCGTGGTGGCGGCTTGAGGAGCCGGGCGTTCGCTGGCGGTGGCGACAACGGCAGTGGCTGCGTTACCGGCAAAATAGGAAACACCGCGGCAGGTTTGGTGTTGGCGTTGCAAATCGGTGCCCACTTCCGGGTTGAATTGCCACACGGTTTTGCCGCTGTCGGCATCCAGTGCCAGCAGCCAATTGTGGGGGGTGCACAAATACAATAGATTGCCGATTTTCAGCGGTGTGGCCTGATAGGTGAATTCGCCGATGTCTTTGGGGCCTTTGGTGTCGCCGGTTTGCATCATCCAAGCTTGTTGCAATTGGGCCACGTTGGCGGGGGTGATTTGTTGCAGCGGTGAGAAACGCTGGCCGAAATTGTTGCGGCCATAGGCGTGCCATTCGCCTTCGGGTACGGCGGGACCGGTGTTGGGCGTGGGGTTCACCACGGTGTCGGCTACGGTGCCCGGGTATTCATGGGTGGGGTTGGTGATGCTGCCAAAAGCGGCCACGGCGGCCACCGCCACCAAAGCGGTAAGTGCGGGCAGGCCGCGCGTGCCATCCGGGCTTTGCCGCTGCCAAGCACGGCGGAAAAACGGCAGCACAAACCACAAACCAAATAGGCTGGGCAGACCCACACGGGTGGCCAGCGGCCACCAATCATAGCCCGATTCCCACAGCGCCCATGCATAGGTGGCTACCAGTGTGATGGCAAATAAGGTAAGGCCGCGGCTGCGCTTTTGCAGCAAATAAACCGCAGACAAAGCAAAGGCCAAGCCCGCAATCAGGTAATAGCCGCTGCCGCCCAGCCAAACCAAATAAGCGCCGCCCACGGCCAGTATCAGCCCGAACAGCAACAACAGCACTGCACTGAAGGCAATCATGGAGGAATCCTTTCTGATGGGTGTGATGTGTTATTTTTTATCAATTTAGGCAAAAGTATGGTGGTGTGAAACGGCAGTGTCAATATGAATAATCAAGGCTGCCTGAAAGAATGTTCAGGCAGCCTTGATAGGGTGTGAAAGCATGGGTATGGGGTGCGCTTCTGCTTTACGTTGCCGTATCCATACGGATGCGGGCGCGTAAACCGGCGGGGGTGTTTTCGCTGGCGGGCAGGTTGTCTAGGTCGATGCTCAGGCCGTGCAGGCGGGCGATGGTGTCGGCAATCGACAGCCCCAAGCCGCTGCCGGTTTGGCTTTGGCCGGGTGGGCGGAAGAAGCGTTCGCGGATGCGGTGCAAATCCGCCGCCGCCACGCCGCCGCCGTGGTCGCAGATATCGATGTAATCGGGGTGCAAATAAAGCTGTACCTGATTATGCGGCGGGCTGTAGCGCACGGCGTTGTCGAGCAGGTTGCGCAGCAGCAAGCCCAGCAGCATTTCGTCGCCGCTGCAGGGCAGTACATCGGCCCAGCTGTCGGCGCAAAGGTGGCGTTGCAGGCGGATGTGTTGCTCGCGCGCAACCAGGTTTACGCTTTGCAACGCTTGCTCGCTGATGCGCTGCCACGACACCGCAGCGGTGTAGGGCGGTGCTTTGAGCGGATCAAGCCGCGACAGGGTGAGCAGCTGGTCGACCAGATGGCCGGCAC contains:
- a CDS encoding NGO_0222 family membrane protein; its protein translation is MTKSQLYLLLIASFSLMFIGLVALGGHFLTVPNKGIAIACFLLAFACVIGQMGALALFLRERARARFLRQQAQRNATTTSTPHE
- the rdgB gene encoding RdgB/HAM1 family non-canonical purine NTP pyrophosphatase, which gives rise to MNKLVLASNNAGKLAELAQLLSPLNIHLQPQSAYAVPDCPEPHATFVENALAKARHASRISGLPALADDSGICAVALGGAPGVYSARFGGEEPKSDAANNAKLNAKLANQADLSVYYVCVLVLLRHADDPQPLIAEGVWHGQWQAEAAGSNGFGYDPHFYLPEHGQTAAELAAAVKNRHSHRAQALDLLLAKLAHNPLFSAA
- a CDS encoding glucose/quinate/shikimate family membrane-bound PQQ-dependent dehydrogenase is translated as MIAFSAVLLLLFGLILAVGGAYLVWLGGSGYYLIAGLAFALSAVYLLQKRSRGLTLFAITLVATYAWALWESGYDWWPLATRVGLPSLFGLWFVLPFFRRAWQRQSPDGTRGLPALTALVAVAAVAAFGSITNPTHEYPGTVADTVVNPTPNTGPAVPEGEWHAYGRNNFGQRFSPLQQITPANVAQLQQAWMMQTGDTKGPKDIGEFTYQATPLKIGNLLYLCTPHNWLLALDADSGKTVWQFNPEVGTDLQRQHQTCRGVSYFAGNAATAVVATASERPAPQAATTPATVASTTCHEQIFLPTSDAKLYALDPKDGHLCSNFANNGVLDLMHNMPYTQSGYYYSTSPPLVAAGKVIVAGAVNDNYALNEPSGVIRAYDAVTGQLLWNWDAGHPESTAPLDVNDPNQKYAVSSPNSWSIASADEALGLAYFPMGNRTPDQLGMYRSPAEEKYSSSVVALDLQTGQARWVQQFVHHDLWDMDTPAQPSLLDITTAQGVQPALAVPTKQGDVYVLNRASGEPIVPIGQVNVDTQTIPEDHASPVQPVSGLSFNPAPLTEKDMWGASLVDQMLCRIEFKKLRYEGRYTPPSLQGTIVYPGNFGVFNWGGIAVDPHKEVMFGMPLHLAFVSKLIPQAAVDQSSANTGEHGVSTNEGAPYGVSLTPFLSPLGVPCQQPPWGNIATADLRSGKVIYQHKNGTIKDMTPLGIPIKMGVPGIGGPMITASGVVFMGAAVDNYLRAYDLKTGEVLWQGRLPAGGQATPMTYLNSQGEQMVLIVAGGHGSVGTKLGDYVVAYKLAP
- a CDS encoding copper resistance protein NlpE N-terminal domain-containing protein; this encodes MSSMKLAGRKMGIAWMGMLMVVAFQVACKRAPPPATPPLHTLVFAAQKTFKPAWSYHYQGRLPCSDCDYVAADLVLDANAEFLLVARAVINGEAGQRVMRQGGYHVRPDGLVMLDGRGQYWVLAAENGRLSLGGGQTALSIEQDGELCHAPP
- the hemW gene encoding radical SAM family heme chaperone HemW codes for the protein MNTHTVAFSGSLKPQLSSLPPLSLYVHIPWCIQKCPYCDFNSHQIKGELAESAYVHALLTDLEQELPHIWGRPVGTVFIGGGTPSVFSAHAIDTLLAGIRARVRLLPDAEITLEANPGTFERERFIGFAQAGVNRLSIGVQSFNNTKLAALGRIHNRNEALQAIELALATFAKVNVDIMYALPGQDVQAALSDVHTALATGVRHLSAYHLTMEPNTPFGHTPPPHLPADDAAQDIEDAVQNALTAAGFEHYETSAFAQPGQACQHNLNYWQFGDYIGIGAGAHGKISAAGGIVRTVRSRHPKDYLAAMQSQPAQAISRSEVVTQDLPFEFMMNALRLTDGVPAAWFAERTGLSAAAIQPAVARAVTQGLLDADPRRLQPTAHGRRFLNDLLQLFLA